The sequence TTTATTGAATGTGAATAATGTTTCCCGTGATTTGCAACTCAGCCGCCAGACTATTGATAAATACCTCACTCTCCTTGAACGGCTTTTCCTTATTAGGCGTTTACCGGCATGGCATAAAAATGGCGCCAATCGATTAGTAAAAACACCCAAGGTTTATGTCATTGATTCAGGAATGGCGAGTTATCTTTGCGGTCAGTCCCGCGAGCAATGGAGCAATCCTAATGGTAAATTTGGGCCTATACTGGAAAGTTTTGTTGTCCAGCAACTTATTTGCCAGGCGGGATGGGTAAATAGCGAATTAAAATTTTCCCACTATCGTGACAAAGACCAGGTTGAAGTTGATTTGGTCATTGAACAGGGCGATGGTGCGTGGGGCGTAGAGGTAAAAAAATCCGCGACTTTTCAGGAAAAGGATGCTGCTGGTTTACGCCGTCTGGCCGACGCGGTGGGGAGCAACTGGAGAGGGGGCGTTTTGTTCTATACCGGTAACAACTGCTTTCCTTTAAAAAATATACCGAACGCTTTTGCTGTTCCTGTCCATTGGCTTTGGGCGCGGTAGCGTCACTTGCTCCCTACGTCAGCTATTTCGTGTGGCCTAAAACGATTCCTTTATTCTGTTTATACAACTTTAACGTTGTCATGTTTTATAAAAACAATGGGTAAGTTGTACCATAGTCGATTTACAACTATTATGTTGTTTATGGATAAAAAAACAATGAATATATTGTTTAAGGTGCGGGATATGAACAAGGTAAGTGCGATCGCTCAGGTGCTATCTCAGCGCCGTAAGGCTCTGGGTATGGAGCAAAAAGACATGTATATGCGTATAGGGATGAAACAACAACAATATCAAAGAATTGAAGCGGGAAGTGATGTAAAGCTATCTACTTTGTTGCGTGTGTTGGAGGGGTTGAATCTGCAATTATCAATCACGCCCATTGAGGCGGGAGAATCGCTTCAACCGCCCGACCACAGTTCAGTGAGTAAGACTGCTGACATGCTGGAAGATGATTCAGATGACTTGCAGTTCTGGTTCGGTTCTGAGGATAAGCAACATGGCCAAACAGACGGAAAAAGTTGAAGGGCTAAGCGTTAACCTGCACGGTATCCAGGTTGGTGTCATTGCCCACTATTCCGGGGGGAAGAATATTCTTGGTTTTTCCCCCGATTATCTTGCAATGCCTGAGACTATGCGACCAACATTGACGCTCAGGCAACTGCTGGATTCGAGTTATCTCAGTAAGTCGCAGGTGCGTTCCGAAAAGATCCCTCCCGTACTTTCTAATTTACTTCCTGAGGGAATGCTGCGCGAGTGGGTTGCCCATACCCTGCAATGTCATGTCAGTAATGAGTTTCCGCTGTTAGCGTATTTAGGGATGAACCTGCCCGGCGCCATTGTCGCAAAACCTATCCGGGCAGGAGAGATGCCATCATGGGCTTTGCGATACCGTCTTAATATTGAGCCATTGCAAATTGATGTGAAACATGCCGACAGCAAATTTTCGCTGGCGGGTGTGCAGATGAAATTCTCTTCGTCCAGAGTCGATGGCCGTTACCACATTGATAAAGAAATATCAGATGATATGTGGATTATCAAGACGCCCTCAACGGTGCATAAGGGGGTTCCTATTAACGAATATACCTGCATGAAGTTAGCGGAAGTAGCAGGGGCAGAGATACCGGAAATACGTCTGATTAAACTTAAGGAACTGGATGGATTACCCAGTATTCGCCTTCCTGATGAAACATTCGCTTACGGTATTAAGCGTTTTGATCGTAGCGCTGAAGGCAGAGTACACAGTGAAGATTTTGCTCAAGTATTTGGCCTGTACCCGGCAGGTAAATATCAGAAAGTGAATTATGAACAATTAGGGCAAACCCTGTATCGCGCAAGTCGCGATCGCCTGACCGATATTCAACAAATGGCGAGACGCTTGTTGCTAAATATCTTGCTGGGCAATGGTGATGCCCATCTCAAAAATTGGACACTTATTTATGCAGATAAGCGCTTCCCACGCCTTGCGCCGCTGTATGATGTGGTATTTACTGCACCGTATATTGAGCATGACCGTCTGGCGCTTAATATGGTTAATACCAAGCAATGGAGTGACATGACCATGCGGCATTTTGAATTATGGGCAAATAAAGTGGGGGTGCCATGGGTCGCCATAAAACCGCATTTATTGGATATAATGGAAAAGGCGAGAACGCTATGGCCCGAGCAATTAACGACTCTGCCCATGTTAGACGAACATAAAATCGCACTGCAAATACATTGGCAAAATCTGCATAACGATTTCCGTATTAAATGTTGAGACATCAAGTGAAAGCACATGCCAAAGAGATACAAGGCTTCTGTCATCAATAAGAACCAAATGGATAATGACGAGTGAATAATGGCTGAATATCAATACTATCGATTTGAGCGTCAGGACGGCGTTTTGTCACCCGAGCAACGACGTCAGCTACGGACTATCTCAAGCCGAGCCGAGATCGACTCGATCGCCTTTTCGGTTTATTACCATTATGGCGATTTAAATGCAGACCCCGACGAGCTGATGATGAAGTATTTTGATATCGGTTTTTATTACGCCAATTGGGGGCAGGTGATTGCCTATCTGAAATTACCCTTTGGCACGCTGCCACAGGAATTTATGGCGATAGACGATGACGTCATGGTTTCCATTACAGAAGATAAAGACTATCAGCTACTCACGTTTTCTCTGGATGAAGATGAACGCTATCGGGAGGATGAGGACGCGAAGGCATTTCTTTCACATTTAAGTGCATTGCGCGCCGAATTGCTGGCGGAGGATTATCGCGTCTTATATTTACCTTGGCTGAGTCGAGCTTATGACGGTGAGGATCTGGATAAACTACCGTTAATCGCGTTCGACTTTAATAAATTAACCGGGGCGCAATTGGCATTCGCTGAACTTTTCAATATTCGGTTAGAAGCGGTCAGAGCCTTGAGCATGTTATTGACATCCTCGCCCTCGCACGTTGTTGATACGAAGGTTCTTTCCCCAGAGCAGCAGGTGGCAGCGCTCTCTTCCGCCGATAAAGACCGATTATTGTGTCTGCTTTTTGAACAGGGTCAGTTGGCGCTGACTCAGGTACGCATGTTGATTAGAGAGCCGCTGGAAAAGCGGAATTATCAATATTGGTTGAGTGCGGCGTCATTGCAGGAATATTGGCCGTTGGCCAGTGATGAAATAAAACGGGAGCGGCTCGCGGCTGAAGAAAAACGACTGGCGCAAGAGCAGGTTGAAAGACGAACGCGGTTAAATACGGTTTTTGCGGCGCGGACAACGCACTGGGACAGCGCAATTAAATGTGCGGAGCAAGGGCATGCAAGTGCGTATAACCAGGCAACCTCTATTCTGCAAGAATTATTTGATGCTTACCAAACTAATGAAGCCTTAGCGGAGTTTATTACTCCCTACCAGAGTTTTATCGAGCAACATAAAAAACGCAAGGCGCTGATCGGACGGCTGGAGTCGCTAACTCAAAAGGT comes from Brenneria nigrifluens DSM 30175 = ATCC 13028 and encodes:
- a CDS encoding helix-turn-helix domain-containing protein, which encodes MNKVSAIAQVLSQRRKALGMEQKDMYMRIGMKQQQYQRIEAGSDVKLSTLLRVLEGLNLQLSITPIEAGESLQPPDHSSVSKTADMLEDDSDDLQFWFGSEDKQHGQTDGKS
- a CDS encoding type II toxin-antitoxin system HipA family toxin, translating into MAKQTEKVEGLSVNLHGIQVGVIAHYSGGKNILGFSPDYLAMPETMRPTLTLRQLLDSSYLSKSQVRSEKIPPVLSNLLPEGMLREWVAHTLQCHVSNEFPLLAYLGMNLPGAIVAKPIRAGEMPSWALRYRLNIEPLQIDVKHADSKFSLAGVQMKFSSSRVDGRYHIDKEISDDMWIIKTPSTVHKGVPINEYTCMKLAEVAGAEIPEIRLIKLKELDGLPSIRLPDETFAYGIKRFDRSAEGRVHSEDFAQVFGLYPAGKYQKVNYEQLGQTLYRASRDRLTDIQQMARRLLLNILLGNGDAHLKNWTLIYADKRFPRLAPLYDVVFTAPYIEHDRLALNMVNTKQWSDMTMRHFELWANKVGVPWVAIKPHLLDIMEKARTLWPEQLTTLPMLDEHKIALQIHWQNLHNDFRIKC